Proteins encoded in a region of the Mariprofundus ferrinatatus genome:
- the atpE gene encoding ATP synthase F0 subunit C — MDVAAMIPIGMGLAALGMAGAAVGIGMIFSKMIEAVARQPEAEPTLAKYAWIGFALVETIALYALVIAFIIMGQG, encoded by the coding sequence ATGGATGTTGCAGCAATGATTCCGATTGGTATGGGCCTGGCTGCACTCGGCATGGCTGGTGCCGCAGTTGGAATCGGCATGATCTTCAGCAAAATGATTGAAGCGGTTGCACGGCAGCCTGAGGCTGAACCAACACTCGCCAAATATGCCTGGATCGGATTTGCGCTGGTTGAGACCATCGCGCTCTATGCGCTGGTTATTGCATTCATTATCATGGGACAGGGATGA
- a CDS encoding F0F1 ATP synthase subunit A: MSLDMGGALEHFRVIVHYELHLGPLDISISNTAVFMWLAVAIVAGTLRLMLVRPELVPKPGQLLAEMLYGFVARQTCLNIHGEGEKYIPLMFTLFTFILGCNLVGLIPGAFTPTSQLAVTGTLAVGVFLYASGLRFYRHGWGFFHAFAPQGVPKIMLPLMVPIELLSFLARPVTLALRLFANMTAGHMALGVLAVLGLAAPWFLQWLPLGFTVVQIALELIIAFIQAYIFVVLSCVYIDDALADH, encoded by the coding sequence GTGAGTCTGGATATGGGCGGGGCACTGGAGCATTTCAGGGTGATCGTTCATTACGAACTTCATCTGGGGCCGCTTGATATATCGATCTCCAACACTGCTGTTTTTATGTGGCTGGCGGTTGCTATCGTGGCGGGCACTCTGCGCCTGATGCTGGTCAGGCCGGAACTGGTGCCGAAGCCGGGCCAGTTGCTGGCTGAAATGCTTTACGGGTTTGTTGCCAGGCAGACATGCTTGAATATTCATGGAGAGGGCGAAAAATATATCCCCCTGATGTTCACTTTGTTCACTTTTATCCTTGGCTGTAATCTGGTCGGATTGATTCCCGGTGCATTCACGCCTACATCACAATTGGCAGTTACCGGCACGCTGGCAGTGGGTGTTTTTCTGTATGCCTCAGGGTTACGTTTCTATCGCCATGGCTGGGGCTTTTTTCATGCCTTTGCACCGCAGGGGGTGCCGAAGATCATGCTGCCATTGATGGTGCCGATCGAACTTCTCTCATTTCTAGCCAGGCCGGTTACGCTGGCGCTTCGTCTGTTTGCAAATATGACGGCCGGGCATATGGCGTTGGGCGTGTTGGCCGTGCTTGGTCTGGCAGCACCTTGGTTTTTACAGTGGTTGCCGCTCGGCTTTACCGTGGTGCAGATTGCGCTTGAGTTGATCATCGCCTTTATTCAGGCCTACATCTTTGTGGTGCTGTCGTGTGTGTACATAGATGATGCGCTGGCCGATCACTGA
- a CDS encoding AtpZ/AtpI family protein produces the protein MPKLKHEEQHHGHQWGLRVGTEIVASTMIGLGIGFFLDRWLDTRPIFLIVFAVFGLAAGFINLYQLMVVDMQKNNGVDEP, from the coding sequence ATGCCCAAACTGAAGCATGAAGAGCAGCATCACGGCCATCAGTGGGGCTTGCGGGTCGGTACGGAAATTGTCGCCTCAACCATGATTGGGCTTGGCATCGGTTTCTTTCTCGATCGCTGGCTTGATACCCGCCCCATTTTCCTGATTGTGTTTGCCGTGTTCGGGCTGGCTGCAGGTTTCATTAACCTCTATCAGTTAATGGTGGTTGATATGCAGAAGAATAACGGAGTGGATGAACCGTGA
- a CDS encoding LysR family transcriptional regulator, whose protein sequence is MTLEQLRALCGVVEKGGFHAASVALFRSQSAISIAIKNLEQELGISLFDRGGYRPQLTPQGQVLYGKAKSILSRSEELSSIARHFAEGEETEVSIALGAIAPVENVLDVIKQVSEAAPATRMSLQIENMGGTLERLLEKDVDFAIAERFMPVPYTEEVRLTSTEMVSVISPDFPLATHYPAITVADLEQYVQVVVRDTSRNSPRQTAGVLEGAHQWLVNDFDMKKRMILSGAGWGRMPRHRVSEELDDGRLLELSGKELDPLKIDIYLFRRANEPMGPVGERLWKLLQQCQF, encoded by the coding sequence ATGACACTGGAACAGTTGCGTGCCCTCTGTGGCGTCGTGGAGAAGGGCGGCTTCCATGCCGCATCCGTTGCGCTCTTTCGCAGCCAGTCCGCGATCAGTATTGCCATCAAGAATCTCGAACAGGAGCTGGGTATCTCCCTGTTTGACCGGGGCGGCTATCGGCCTCAGCTCACTCCGCAAGGGCAGGTGCTCTACGGCAAGGCGAAAAGCATCCTGTCGCGCAGCGAGGAGCTCTCCAGCATTGCCCGTCACTTCGCTGAAGGGGAGGAGACGGAGGTCTCCATTGCACTTGGAGCGATTGCACCGGTTGAGAATGTGCTCGATGTAATCAAGCAGGTTTCGGAAGCCGCGCCAGCCACGCGCATGAGTCTTCAGATCGAGAATATGGGTGGCACATTGGAGCGTCTGCTTGAGAAGGATGTCGACTTTGCCATTGCAGAGCGTTTTATGCCGGTACCGTACACTGAGGAGGTGCGGCTAACCTCAACCGAGATGGTATCAGTCATCTCTCCTGACTTCCCGCTGGCCACGCACTATCCGGCCATCACAGTTGCCGACCTTGAACAGTATGTGCAGGTGGTGGTTCGCGATACCAGCCGGAATTCACCCAGACAGACAGCCGGCGTACTTGAGGGTGCGCACCAGTGGCTGGTGAATGATTTCGATATGAAAAAGAGGATGATTTTATCCGGTGCAGGCTGGGGTCGTATGCCACGCCATCGTGTTTCCGAAGAGCTGGACGATGGTCGACTGCTGGAACTTTCTGGCAAGGAACTTGATCCACTGAAGATCGATATCTATCTCTTCCGCCGCGCCAATGAGCCGATGGGCCCCGTCGGGGAACGCCTCTGGAAGCTTCTCCAGCAATGCCAGTTTTAA
- a CDS encoding cytochrome b — protein sequence MNRRIGGKVQMLRNTPTSYGLVTIVIHWLMAIAIFGMFGLGLWMVELNYYDNWYHDAPYIHKAVGMLLLFLLIFRFGWRLNNVRPKLMGETWEKLVALAVHRLHYLLLFILTTTGYLIPTAGGVGIDIFGLFTVPATLSFTKDQADLIGMVHLYAAWAAVGLAVMHAGAALKHHVIDKDITLLRMLGVNSNNTQQGEK from the coding sequence ATGAACAGGCGTATCGGAGGCAAAGTACAAATGTTGCGCAATACACCCACTTCTTACGGTCTGGTTACCATTGTCATTCACTGGCTGATGGCGATTGCTATTTTCGGCATGTTCGGACTCGGCCTCTGGATGGTGGAACTCAACTATTATGATAACTGGTACCACGACGCGCCCTATATCCACAAAGCTGTGGGCATGCTACTTCTCTTCCTGCTCATCTTCCGCTTCGGCTGGAGACTGAACAATGTCCGCCCGAAGCTGATGGGAGAAACATGGGAGAAACTTGTAGCCCTGGCAGTTCATCGCCTGCACTACCTGCTTCTCTTCATCCTCACCACTACGGGCTATCTGATCCCCACCGCCGGAGGTGTCGGTATTGATATCTTCGGCCTGTTCACTGTGCCGGCCACCCTGTCATTCACCAAAGATCAGGCTGATCTGATTGGCATGGTTCACCTCTATGCGGCATGGGCAGCTGTCGGACTTGCCGTCATGCATGCGGGAGCTGCCCTGAAACATCATGTGATCGACAAAGATATTACGCTACTGCGTATGCTGGGCGTTAATAGCAACAACACACAACAAGGAGAAAAATGA
- a CDS encoding YceI family protein produces MKLKYLFAPLLLLLAFIMPAQAAENYAFDIKGQHAFIQFKIKHLGYSWLIGNFNTFNGSYSYDETNPANNSVTAEIDVASIDSNHAERDKHLRSADFFDVAKFPKATFTSTAYEDKGNGKGVLKGNFTLRGVTKEIAFDVTQIGAGKDPWGGFRRGFSGTTTLHLSDYNMLKGGMLGAAAENVELFFSIEGVRQ; encoded by the coding sequence ATGAAACTGAAATACCTATTTGCACCACTACTGCTTCTACTGGCCTTCATCATGCCCGCTCAGGCAGCCGAAAACTATGCATTCGACATCAAGGGGCAGCACGCCTTTATCCAGTTCAAGATCAAACATCTGGGCTATAGCTGGCTGATCGGCAACTTCAACACATTTAACGGGTCATACTCCTATGATGAGACCAACCCGGCGAACAACAGCGTTACGGCCGAAATCGATGTGGCAAGCATCGACTCCAACCATGCCGAGCGTGACAAACATTTGCGCAGCGCAGATTTCTTTGATGTTGCTAAATTTCCCAAGGCGACTTTTACCAGCACCGCTTATGAAGACAAAGGCAACGGCAAAGGAGTATTGAAAGGAAACTTCACGTTGCGCGGTGTTACCAAAGAGATCGCCTTTGATGTGACCCAGATAGGAGCTGGCAAAGACCCATGGGGAGGGTTCCGCCGTGGTTTTTCAGGCACCACCACCCTGCACCTCTCCGATTACAATATGCTTAAAGGCGGCATGCTGGGCGCTGCAGCTGAAAACGTAGAGCTCTTCTTCTCCATTGAAGGGGTCCGCCAGTAA
- a CDS encoding alkene reductase, with translation MSNKLLSPANLAGLTLNNRMVMAPMTRNRAPEGIANAIMAEYYRQRAGAGLIVTEGSQISAQAVGYPATPGIYTAEQVAGWRQVCDAVHAEGGHIFVQLWHCGRISHPDFHAGELPVAPSAIRPAGDAFTYEGLKPFVTPRALDTSEIPAIVAQYRHAATCAKDAGFDGVEIHAANGYLIDQFIRDGSNKRTDRYGGSLENRTRLLVEIVNTVGSEIGFNRVGVRISPVNGFNDMSDTNPQATFNHVATSLSGLGLAYLHVVEVSMTGEASSEFDCRQLRDCFDGAYIANGGFDQTRAEDTLHSDSADLIAFGVPFLANPDLPERFRRNAPLNEADQTTFYGGDEHGYTDYPILEND, from the coding sequence ATGAGTAACAAACTGCTTTCCCCTGCCAACCTCGCAGGCCTCACACTGAATAACCGTATGGTCATGGCACCGATGACGCGTAACAGGGCGCCTGAAGGCATTGCTAACGCGATCATGGCTGAATATTACCGGCAACGCGCAGGAGCCGGATTGATCGTGACTGAGGGTTCTCAGATATCCGCGCAGGCAGTCGGCTATCCGGCCACGCCAGGCATTTACACGGCTGAACAGGTTGCTGGCTGGAGACAGGTTTGCGATGCAGTGCATGCAGAGGGCGGCCATATCTTTGTACAGCTTTGGCACTGCGGTCGTATTTCCCACCCTGATTTTCATGCTGGCGAGCTGCCGGTTGCGCCGTCGGCTATCCGGCCTGCAGGTGATGCTTTCACTTATGAAGGGCTCAAACCCTTTGTCACGCCGCGAGCGCTGGACACTTCCGAAATACCCGCCATCGTAGCGCAGTACCGCCATGCAGCGACCTGCGCCAAAGATGCCGGTTTTGACGGTGTCGAGATCCATGCCGCCAACGGCTATCTGATCGATCAGTTTATTCGTGATGGCAGCAACAAACGCACAGACAGGTATGGAGGTTCACTGGAAAACCGCACTCGCCTGCTGGTTGAAATCGTGAACACGGTTGGCAGTGAAATCGGATTCAACAGGGTTGGTGTGCGCATCTCGCCGGTCAACGGCTTCAACGACATGAGCGACACCAATCCTCAGGCAACATTCAACCATGTAGCAACCAGCCTCAGCGGCCTAGGGCTCGCCTACCTGCATGTCGTGGAGGTAAGCATGACCGGCGAAGCGAGCAGCGAATTTGACTGCCGGCAGCTTCGGGACTGTTTTGATGGCGCATATATCGCCAATGGTGGTTTTGATCAGACACGTGCAGAAGATACCCTTCATTCAGACTCGGCCGACCTGATCGCCTTTGGTGTGCCCTTCCTCGCCAACCCTGACCTTCCCGAACGCTTCCGCCGCAACGCACCGCTGAACGAAGCGGACCAGACCACATTCTACGGCGGAGATGAGCATGGTTACACCGACTATCCAATACTGGAGAACGATTGA
- a CDS encoding glutathione S-transferase family protein: MGMMIDGRWEGDDGKWASKDGKFHRAPSKFHCQFGGEGFPAEPDRYHLYVSMACPWAHRTLIFRKLKGLEDIIPVTVVDPHMLSRGWQFSEPEPLYGFNHAHQLYAKADSQYTGRVTVPILWDKRRETIVCNESAEIIRIFNVAFNDLTGNRDDYYPADLRDQIDEINAFVYPNINNGVYKCGFATAQNAYEAAFDNLFSALDSVEERLTAQRYLVGNRITEADWRLFTTLIRFDAVYVGHFKCNRNRIADMPNLSGYLRDLYQQPGIAETVNFSHIKEHYYFSHESINPTRIVPKGPVLDFDAPHNRTFII, from the coding sequence ATGGGCATGATGATCGATGGCCGCTGGGAGGGAGATGACGGAAAGTGGGCCTCCAAAGACGGTAAATTTCACCGCGCGCCATCGAAGTTCCATTGCCAGTTCGGTGGAGAAGGGTTCCCTGCCGAACCGGATCGCTATCACCTCTATGTCTCGATGGCCTGCCCATGGGCACACCGCACGCTGATCTTTCGCAAACTCAAAGGGCTGGAGGATATTATTCCCGTCACAGTTGTTGACCCGCATATGCTGAGCCGGGGCTGGCAGTTTAGCGAGCCGGAACCGCTCTACGGTTTTAACCATGCACATCAGCTCTATGCAAAGGCCGATTCACAGTACACGGGGCGTGTGACCGTACCGATTCTCTGGGACAAAAGGCGGGAAACTATCGTTTGTAATGAATCGGCCGAAATCATTCGCATCTTTAATGTTGCTTTCAATGACCTGACCGGCAACCGGGATGATTACTACCCTGCCGATCTGCGCGACCAGATCGACGAGATTAATGCCTTTGTATACCCCAACATTAATAATGGTGTTTATAAATGCGGCTTTGCCACAGCCCAGAATGCCTATGAAGCGGCATTTGATAATCTGTTTTCTGCACTCGATAGTGTAGAGGAGAGATTGACTGCTCAACGTTACCTCGTTGGCAACCGCATTACCGAGGCGGACTGGCGCCTCTTCACCACACTGATCCGATTTGATGCCGTTTACGTTGGCCATTTCAAATGCAACCGCAACCGCATCGCAGATATGCCGAATCTTTCGGGTTATCTGCGCGACCTCTATCAACAGCCCGGCATCGCCGAGACCGTGAACTTCAGCCATATCAAAGAGCATTACTACTTTAGCCACGAGTCTATCAATCCGACACGCATCGTTCCGAAAGGACCTGTACTGGACTTCGATGCGCCGCATAACCGAACCTTCATCATATAA
- a CDS encoding glutamate synthase-related protein, producing the protein MDKPIVADNKPVQVNLSKGQEYHFCTCGRSKSQPFCDGSHIGTSFTPRVIVSDEDQEAFLCACKHTGSTPFCDGSHAQFSDQQVGKEGPGIKTKQGDRPLAVPTPEEPTVTLIHQLANEGLSKLGHHGPMTSMGVPRHLLPHWDDIQILAAQMHTKPLMEDHPVGTALVIGPETKKPLQLNIPLFVSDMSFGSLSEEAKTAMAIGAELAGTGICSGEGGMLPEEQAANSRYFYELASAQFGYTEDILGKVQAFHFKGGQGAKTGTGGHLPGNKNIGKISQVRGIPEGEPAISPPTFKDLSSSSDYKKFADHVREISGGIPIGFKLSANHIEKDIQFALDASADYIILDGRGGGTGAAPELFRDHISVPTIPALARARKYLDAQGASGRVTLIVTGGLRLAPDFIKAMALGAEGVAIANSAMQAIGCVAARMCNTNNCPAGIATQNKQLRQRLNVEHSALRLQRYFSASVELMQTMARACGHQHLNEFNINDLTSWKKEVCDLSGIRYAGVESGS; encoded by the coding sequence ATGGACAAACCAATCGTTGCCGATAACAAACCCGTTCAGGTGAATCTGAGCAAAGGTCAGGAGTACCACTTCTGCACCTGCGGCAGGTCGAAGAGTCAGCCATTTTGTGATGGCTCACATATCGGCACTTCATTCACTCCGCGTGTCATCGTTTCCGATGAGGATCAGGAGGCATTTTTGTGCGCCTGCAAACACACAGGCAGCACCCCATTCTGTGACGGCTCCCATGCCCAGTTTTCTGACCAGCAGGTGGGCAAAGAAGGCCCCGGCATCAAAACCAAACAGGGAGACCGCCCTTTGGCAGTCCCCACCCCTGAAGAGCCCACTGTGACGCTGATTCATCAACTGGCCAATGAAGGTTTATCCAAGCTTGGTCACCACGGTCCGATGACATCCATGGGTGTTCCTCGGCACCTGCTTCCTCACTGGGATGACATTCAGATTCTGGCAGCCCAGATGCACACAAAACCCCTCATGGAAGATCATCCGGTAGGAACTGCGCTGGTGATTGGACCTGAGACAAAAAAACCACTGCAACTGAATATCCCGCTGTTTGTTTCGGATATGAGCTTTGGCTCTTTGTCTGAAGAGGCCAAAACAGCAATGGCCATAGGTGCAGAATTGGCCGGCACTGGCATCTGCTCTGGAGAAGGAGGCATGCTGCCTGAAGAACAGGCTGCCAACTCACGTTACTTTTATGAACTGGCAAGTGCTCAGTTCGGCTATACAGAAGATATACTCGGTAAGGTGCAGGCTTTTCATTTCAAGGGGGGGCAAGGCGCAAAAACCGGCACCGGTGGTCATCTGCCAGGCAACAAAAATATCGGTAAAATTTCCCAGGTACGTGGAATCCCAGAAGGGGAGCCAGCAATATCACCACCAACCTTCAAAGATCTATCCAGCTCTTCCGATTACAAGAAATTTGCTGATCATGTCAGAGAAATTAGCGGCGGCATTCCCATTGGCTTTAAACTCAGCGCCAATCATATTGAAAAAGATATCCAGTTCGCACTTGATGCAAGTGCCGACTACATCATTCTTGATGGCCGCGGAGGAGGTACGGGAGCTGCACCTGAACTGTTCAGGGATCATATCAGTGTGCCCACCATTCCGGCACTGGCCAGAGCCAGGAAATACCTTGATGCGCAGGGAGCAAGTGGCCGGGTTACGCTGATTGTCACCGGCGGTTTACGACTTGCACCGGATTTTATTAAAGCCATGGCCCTGGGCGCAGAGGGTGTCGCAATCGCGAATTCTGCCATGCAAGCCATTGGCTGTGTGGCCGCCAGAATGTGTAATACCAACAACTGTCCGGCAGGCATCGCCACGCAAAATAAACAGTTGCGACAGCGTCTGAATGTTGAACATTCAGCCCTGCGACTGCAGCGCTACTTCAGCGCATCGGTAGAGCTTATGCAGACCATGGCCCGGGCCTGTGGCCACCAACACCTCAATGAGTTCAACATCAATGACCTGACCAGCTGGAAAAAAGAGGTGTGCGATCTCTCCGGTATTCGTTACGCTGGCGTAGAGAGCGGATCATGA
- a CDS encoding pirin family protein, with protein MSISIHTATIVPEGDGVTVKRLMPLAGLRNYDPFVLWDHFDISGGGFPDHPHRGFEAITYLFDGGMNHSDNLGNHGAIHGGGAQRFTAGRGLVHSEFPDGHAHGIQLWINLPRRLKSIDPDYQQLQEREIPENCSDGVTVRTIVGTGSPLELHTEVEYLDIQLQPGSTYRHNIASAFRGFVYAVAGKFTANGVMSENGQALFIESEQLIELKSEQGARLMWCFGNPHHEPINQHGPFVD; from the coding sequence ATGAGCATCAGCATTCATACAGCAACAATTGTTCCTGAAGGCGATGGCGTAACAGTCAAAAGGCTGATGCCGCTGGCAGGCCTGCGCAATTATGATCCTTTTGTGTTGTGGGATCACTTCGACATCTCAGGTGGAGGCTTCCCTGATCATCCGCACCGTGGTTTTGAGGCGATCACCTACCTCTTTGATGGCGGCATGAATCACAGCGACAATCTCGGCAACCACGGTGCCATCCATGGCGGCGGTGCGCAGCGCTTTACTGCTGGCCGCGGCCTGGTTCACTCGGAATTCCCGGATGGTCACGCCCACGGTATCCAGCTCTGGATTAACCTGCCCAGGCGATTGAAATCAATTGATCCTGACTACCAGCAGCTACAAGAAAGAGAGATCCCTGAGAACTGCAGTGATGGTGTAACCGTTCGTACTATAGTTGGCACCGGATCGCCGCTAGAGCTGCATACCGAGGTGGAGTATCTCGATATCCAGCTTCAACCTGGCAGCACCTACAGACATAACATTGCTTCCGCTTTTCGCGGCTTTGTTTATGCTGTTGCAGGAAAATTCACAGCCAATGGAGTAATGTCCGAAAATGGCCAGGCACTATTTATCGAGAGTGAGCAGTTGATTGAGTTGAAAAGTGAACAGGGCGCGAGGCTCATGTGGTGTTTCGGAAACCCTCATCACGAACCGATCAACCAGCACGGTCCGTTTGTAGATTAG
- a CDS encoding CDGSH iron-sulfur domain-containing protein, with protein sequence MSKQQRYEGHAITVCFDASRCIHSGKCVQGLPDVFRPDVKGQWIYPDAADVTALAQLIATCPSGALRYERKEGDNEQAPEANSVTVEANGPLHIRADFTINGEGQDSPRATLCRCGASKNKPWCDGAHNEAGFNDAGEVPPFNPDEEPQAGKLDIKPLRNGPLYLVGPHTICDSSGKPARVCGKSAMCRCGASKSKPYCDGSHAAIGFSCE encoded by the coding sequence ATGAGCAAACAGCAGAGATACGAAGGCCATGCGATTACAGTCTGTTTCGATGCTTCGCGCTGCATCCATTCTGGAAAGTGTGTGCAGGGGCTGCCAGATGTATTCAGGCCCGACGTCAAAGGGCAATGGATTTATCCGGATGCCGCCGACGTGACAGCGCTGGCCCAATTGATTGCAACCTGCCCATCCGGCGCCCTTCGTTATGAACGAAAGGAGGGGGACAATGAGCAGGCTCCTGAGGCAAACAGCGTTACCGTAGAAGCCAACGGACCGCTGCATATCCGAGCTGATTTTACGATCAATGGTGAGGGGCAGGATAGCCCGCGAGCTACTCTGTGCCGCTGCGGCGCATCAAAAAACAAACCATGGTGCGATGGCGCCCATAACGAAGCCGGATTCAACGATGCGGGTGAGGTTCCTCCGTTCAATCCCGATGAGGAACCCCAAGCAGGTAAGCTCGACATCAAACCGCTGAGAAATGGGCCGCTCTATCTGGTTGGCCCACATACCATTTGCGATTCATCCGGCAAGCCGGCAAGGGTGTGTGGCAAAAGCGCAATGTGCCGCTGCGGCGCATCGAAAAGCAAACCCTACTGCGATGGCAGTCATGCAGCCATCGGCTTCAGTTGCGAATAG
- a CDS encoding hybrid sensor histidine kinase/response regulator: MSFTMGSGSVSVFDDRRKVLLLVHLISAITLAFFSLIHYFDPDCFALFAAEAMLAVVMVVSCWFIRNGADLIIIENSLMLCAVTLFTALIFFNSIANTGIYWVAGYPFVANFVHPARQAKYWVIAFAVELVAVGGLISSGVLTLPYSAIQIFCLVSVILFFGILAYIYRSQLELRQQQLAEANSHLEQQQYRMQVILDHSPIGIWMVDRNLNFQFVNRTCSVWGEISESQLQQIEAGSLPVPKALAEKWMASDQQCLDSEEAYHAQEEIEVDGVVRTFDITKVKVVDSQGDFLGIVGFANDITDKVIAEMEHESLERQVQHSQRLEALGIMAGGVAHDFNNLLTAIQGGVELAKMETGLSDSMQESLACINSAAYAATDLCRQMLAYSGKGLMKYEPINVRGLIEEMHPLFEVSIGKHISFELDFDHSKGLIEGDRSQVSQVLLNLVTNAAEAIGSDKQGRILLSLHHQDIGEGRVDPVSGVEMKPGCYVVIAVKDNGCGMEPAVIEHMFDPFFTTKFTGRGLGLSAILGILRSHHAGMEVQSIPGKGSDISVWFPCYCKDGLFPETDKQPALVATEKAKVLVVDDEGSVAAVAKRMLEKLGQQVVVASNGMEAIELFSKEADIDWVLLDVTMPEMDGVACLKALRTLDPDVYVTMSSGYDAESALNNSAGCQPDDFLSKPYTFASLRTVVEHAAARKKNGAASA, from the coding sequence ATGAGTTTTACGATGGGAAGTGGGAGTGTATCGGTATTCGACGACAGGCGGAAAGTGCTGTTGCTGGTACACCTTATTTCTGCGATTACCCTCGCTTTTTTCAGCCTGATTCACTACTTCGACCCCGACTGTTTTGCCCTGTTTGCAGCTGAAGCCATGCTGGCAGTGGTGATGGTCGTCTCCTGCTGGTTTATCCGGAACGGTGCAGATCTCATCATCATTGAAAATTCGCTGATGCTTTGTGCCGTCACTCTTTTCACCGCACTGATCTTTTTTAACAGTATTGCGAACACGGGGATTTACTGGGTCGCGGGCTACCCGTTTGTGGCCAACTTTGTCCATCCGGCCAGGCAGGCTAAATACTGGGTCATCGCATTTGCGGTCGAGCTGGTCGCAGTTGGCGGGTTGATCTCATCCGGCGTGCTTACCTTGCCCTATTCAGCTATCCAGATTTTTTGTCTGGTCTCCGTAATACTCTTTTTCGGAATCCTTGCCTATATCTACAGGTCTCAACTGGAACTTCGGCAGCAGCAGCTGGCCGAGGCCAACAGCCATCTGGAGCAGCAGCAGTACCGCATGCAGGTGATTCTCGACCACTCGCCGATTGGTATCTGGATGGTTGATCGCAACCTTAATTTTCAGTTTGTAAACAGAACCTGTTCAGTGTGGGGGGAGATCTCTGAGTCTCAGCTTCAGCAGATAGAAGCCGGCTCGCTGCCTGTTCCCAAGGCGTTGGCAGAGAAGTGGATGGCATCGGATCAGCAGTGCCTTGATTCTGAAGAGGCATATCATGCTCAGGAAGAGATAGAGGTTGATGGTGTAGTCAGGACGTTTGATATTACCAAGGTAAAGGTGGTGGATAGCCAGGGAGATTTTCTGGGCATTGTTGGTTTTGCCAACGATATTACTGATAAGGTCATCGCTGAAATGGAGCATGAGTCTCTGGAGAGGCAGGTGCAGCACTCACAGAGGCTGGAGGCACTGGGGATCATGGCTGGTGGTGTGGCACACGATTTCAATAATCTTCTGACTGCCATTCAGGGGGGGGTTGAGCTGGCCAAGATGGAGACGGGTCTCAGTGATTCCATGCAGGAGTCGCTTGCCTGTATCAATTCGGCCGCATATGCAGCAACCGATCTCTGCAGGCAGATGCTGGCCTATTCGGGCAAGGGGCTGATGAAATATGAGCCGATCAATGTTCGTGGGTTGATTGAGGAGATGCATCCGCTTTTCGAAGTCTCAATTGGCAAGCATATCTCGTTTGAGCTTGATTTCGACCACTCTAAGGGGCTGATCGAGGGTGACAGATCTCAGGTCAGCCAGGTGCTTCTGAACCTGGTGACCAATGCGGCCGAGGCAATTGGCAGCGATAAGCAGGGGCGGATTCTTCTCTCACTTCATCATCAAGATATTGGAGAGGGGAGGGTTGATCCGGTTTCGGGTGTTGAGATGAAGCCGGGTTGTTATGTGGTGATCGCGGTCAAGGATAACGGCTGCGGCATGGAGCCTGCGGTGATCGAACACATGTTCGATCCCTTCTTTACGACCAAGTTTACCGGCCGGGGCCTGGGCCTGAGTGCCATTCTTGGTATTCTCCGTTCCCATCATGCAGGCATGGAGGTGCAAAGCATTCCCGGAAAGGGCAGTGATATTTCAGTCTGGTTCCCCTGCTATTGCAAGGATGGGTTGTTCCCTGAAACGGACAAGCAACCAGCGCTTGTCGCAACTGAAAAGGCAAAGGTGCTGGTGGTTGATGATGAAGGATCTGTGGCTGCAGTGGCCAAAAGAATGCTGGAGAAACTTGGGCAGCAGGTGGTTGTAGCCTCAAACGGCATGGAGGCGATAGAGCTGTTTTCGAAAGAGGCTGATATCGACTGGGTGCTGCTCGATGTCACCATGCCGGAGATGGATGGCGTGGCATGCCTGAAGGCGCTTCGAACGTTAGATCCGGATGTTTATGTCACGATGTCGTCGGGATATGACGCAGAGAGTGCGCTGAATAACTCCGCCGGCTGCCAGCCCGACGATTTCTTAAGCAAGCCTTATACCTTCGCTTCTTTGCGCACGGTTGTTGAGCATGCTGCAGCCCGGAAAAAGAATGGCGCAGCCTCGGCTTAA
- a CDS encoding FmdB family zinc ribbon protein yields MPIYEYRCNDCQHKFETLVRNSSEPVSCKQCNSLSLQKLISAHAVTSGAPDTACGTAPCSPLPACGTGGCCPGMN; encoded by the coding sequence ATGCCAATTTATGAATATCGCTGTAACGACTGCCAGCATAAATTTGAGACACTGGTGCGCAACAGCTCTGAACCTGTTTCCTGCAAACAGTGCAACAGCCTGAGCCTGCAGAAACTGATTTCGGCTCACGCCGTCACATCAGGCGCTCCCGATACCGCTTGCGGAACCGCGCCCTGCTCACCTCTCCCGGCTTGTGGAACCGGTGGCTGCTGTCCGGGGATGAACTGA